The Agrococcus carbonis genome has a window encoding:
- a CDS encoding metal ABC transporter permease, whose translation MTALAAPVAAGLIDPFTPFAVPFLGRPLLLLVALAVAAATVGVLVHLRRLEFSTDGLTHAVFPGLAIGAAAGGAAGLLPGAIGAALAAAVVLALISRRGQPRDTAVAIVLTTFFSFGVVLVSASDRSGGSISDFFFGRLLTITWGDLGVALALISIAVALVVVTGRQQLFAAFDAAGARRAGLPVLALEVIGTVAIALVVVAASASVGTLLALAVVIVPAAAARALTRSLRTAMAVAIAFGAVTGWAGLWVVVQLAELGVDAAPGATVALTMIVGYLLALGVGALRGRRARAADRREVAA comes from the coding sequence GCCGGCCTCATCGACCCGTTCACGCCGTTCGCGGTGCCCTTCCTCGGCAGGCCGCTGCTGCTGCTCGTCGCGCTCGCGGTCGCCGCCGCCACCGTGGGGGTGCTCGTGCACCTGCGGCGGCTCGAGTTCTCGACCGACGGGCTCACGCACGCCGTCTTCCCCGGCCTGGCGATCGGCGCGGCCGCGGGCGGCGCGGCCGGGCTGCTGCCGGGCGCGATCGGCGCGGCGCTCGCCGCCGCCGTCGTGCTCGCGCTCATCTCGCGGCGCGGCCAGCCGCGCGACACCGCGGTCGCGATCGTGCTCACCACCTTCTTCTCCTTCGGCGTCGTGCTCGTCTCCGCATCCGACCGCAGCGGCGGCAGCATCTCCGACTTCTTCTTCGGGCGCCTGCTCACGATCACGTGGGGCGACCTCGGCGTCGCGCTCGCGCTCATCTCGATCGCCGTCGCGCTCGTCGTCGTCACGGGGCGGCAGCAGCTCTTCGCGGCGTTCGACGCCGCTGGCGCCCGGCGCGCGGGGCTGCCGGTGCTCGCGCTCGAGGTGATCGGCACCGTTGCGATCGCGCTCGTCGTGGTCGCCGCATCCGCATCCGTCGGCACGCTGCTCGCGCTCGCCGTCGTGATCGTGCCGGCCGCCGCAGCGCGCGCGCTCACGCGCTCGCTGCGCACCGCGATGGCGGTCGCGATCGCCTTCGGTGCCGTCACCGGCTGGGCGGGGCTGTGGGTCGTCGTGCAGCTCGCCGAGCTCGGGGTGGATGCGGCGCCGGGCGCGACCGTGGCGCTCACGATGATCGTCGGCTACCTGCTCGCGCTCGGCGTCGGCGCGCTCCGCGGGCGGCGGGCGCGCGCCGCCGACCGGCGCGAGGTCGCCGCATGA
- a CDS encoding metal ABC transporter permease, whose amino-acid sequence MSLPLDFFGLAMVEVVLAGVLAGLVGVLVVLRERAFFTMSLTHATFPGAVAAAILGVSIPLGAAVAAVGLIAIAVGIGRMRSQGPAVASGVMLTAGFALGAFLQSVAPLAVDVESFLVGQVLAVTTADLALTAGVLVVAALVWALAGAHLVFSSADEAGYRRAGLAPWIPETLSLALIAGTVVAIMPVVGAILGVALIVAPAAAARLLVRDWRWMLLVAPALGAASGVVGLLASRWFDLAAGGAIALVAVLLYALAWSARALRGTIEARTR is encoded by the coding sequence ATGAGCCTCCCGCTCGACTTCTTCGGGCTCGCGATGGTCGAGGTCGTGCTCGCTGGCGTGCTCGCGGGCCTCGTCGGCGTGCTCGTGGTGCTGCGGGAGCGCGCGTTCTTCACGATGTCGCTCACGCACGCGACCTTCCCGGGCGCGGTCGCGGCGGCGATCCTCGGCGTCTCCATCCCGCTCGGCGCGGCCGTCGCCGCCGTCGGCCTCATCGCGATCGCCGTGGGCATCGGGCGGATGCGGTCGCAGGGCCCGGCCGTCGCATCCGGCGTCATGCTCACCGCGGGCTTCGCGCTCGGCGCGTTCCTGCAGTCGGTCGCGCCCCTCGCCGTCGACGTCGAGTCGTTCCTCGTCGGCCAGGTGCTCGCCGTCACGACGGCCGATCTCGCGCTGACGGCCGGCGTGCTCGTCGTCGCCGCGCTCGTGTGGGCGCTCGCCGGCGCGCACCTCGTCTTCTCGAGCGCCGACGAGGCCGGCTACCGCCGGGCGGGGCTCGCGCCCTGGATCCCCGAGACGCTCTCGCTCGCGCTCATCGCGGGCACCGTCGTGGCGATCATGCCGGTCGTCGGCGCCATCCTCGGCGTCGCGCTCATCGTGGCGCCGGCCGCGGCGGCCCGGCTCCTCGTGCGCGATTGGCGGTGGATGCTGCTGGTCGCCCCGGCGCTCGGCGCCGCGTCGGGCGTCGTGGGCCTCCTGGCCTCGCGCTGGTTCGACCTGGCCGCCGGGGGCGCGATCGCGCTCGTCGCGGTGCTCCTGTACGCGCTCGCCTGGTCGGCGCGCGCGCTCCGTGGCACGATCGAGGCGAGGACGCGATGA
- a CDS encoding Fur family transcriptional regulator has translation MTDTTPRRTTRQREAVREALAASEEFVSAQALHQTLLADGAKVGLATVYRALAALAEDGEADALQSGGEVLYRACTPTHHHHLICRRCGRTVELEAAAVERWARQVAAEHGFVEPDHVVDIFGLCAECAAVR, from the coding sequence ATGACCGACACGACCCCCCGACGCACGACGCGCCAGCGCGAGGCCGTGCGCGAGGCGCTCGCGGCGAGCGAGGAGTTCGTCTCGGCGCAGGCGCTCCACCAGACGCTGCTCGCCGACGGCGCCAAGGTGGGACTCGCGACCGTCTACCGCGCGCTCGCGGCGCTCGCGGAGGACGGCGAGGCGGATGCGCTGCAGTCCGGCGGCGAGGTGCTCTACCGCGCGTGCACCCCCACCCACCACCACCACCTCATCTGCCGCCGGTGCGGTCGCACGGTCGAGCTCGAGGCCGCGGCGGTCGAGCGCTGGGCGCGGCAGGTCGCCGCCGAGCACGGGTTCGTCGAGCCCGACCACGTCGTCGACATCTTCGGCCTCTGCGCCGAGTGCGCCGCGGTGCGCTGA
- the rpmB gene encoding 50S ribosomal protein L28, producing the protein MAAVCQVTGAVPGFGHNISHSHRRTKRRFDPNVQRKTYFVPSLRRNVTLNVSAKGMKVIDARGIEAVIRDLQAKGVKL; encoded by the coding sequence ATGGCAGCCGTTTGCCAGGTGACCGGAGCCGTTCCCGGCTTCGGGCACAACATCTCGCACTCGCACCGGCGCACGAAGCGACGCTTCGACCCGAACGTGCAGCGCAAGACCTACTTCGTCCCGTCGCTGCGACGGAACGTGACGCTCAACGTCTCGGCCAAGGGCATGAAGGTCATCGACGCCCGTGGCATCGAGGCCGTCATCCGTGACCTGCAGGCGAAGGGGGTGAAGCTCTGA
- the rpmG gene encoding 50S ribosomal protein L33, translated as MAKKAQDVRPIIKLRSTAGTGYTYVTKKNRRNNPDRLVLKKYDPIVRQHVEFREER; from the coding sequence ATGGCCAAGAAGGCACAGGACGTCCGTCCGATCATCAAGCTCCGCTCGACCGCCGGCACCGGCTACACGTACGTGACGAAGAAGAACCGTCGCAACAACCCCGACCGACTGGTGCTGAAGAAGTACGACCCCATCGTGCGTCAGCACGTCGAGTTCCGAGAGGAGCGATAA
- the rpsN gene encoding 30S ribosomal protein S14, translated as MAKKSMIAKNEQRKAIVARYAEKRAALKKALVDPKSTDEEREAARLGLQKLPRNASPVRVRKRDAIDGRPRGHVGEYGISRVRFRDMAHKGELPGVTKSSW; from the coding sequence ATGGCCAAGAAGAGCATGATCGCCAAGAACGAGCAGCGGAAGGCCATCGTCGCCCGCTACGCCGAGAAGCGCGCGGCGCTGAAGAAGGCCCTCGTCGACCCCAAGTCGACCGACGAGGAGCGCGAGGCCGCGCGCCTCGGCCTGCAGAAGCTGCCCCGCAATGCCTCGCCGGTGCGCGTGCGCAAGCGCGACGCCATCGACGGCCGCCCCCGCGGCCACGTCGGCGAGTACGGCATCTCGCGTGTGCGCTTCCGCGACATGGCGCACAAGGGTGAGCTGCCCGGCGTCACCAAGTCGAGCTGGTAA
- a CDS encoding alpha-amylase family glycosyl hydrolase has product MSPRPIESADLWWRNAVYYCLDIQVFQDSDGDGDGDIQGLISRIHTLADLGVTCLWLMPFFPTADQDDGYDITDFFAVDPRLGTLGDLVELLRVARAHGMRVIVDFVMNHTSAEHPWFRSSRASEDSPFRDWYVWRDAPPPNPDPPVFPGLEDSTWTKDARTGQYYLHHFRAHQPDLNVAHPAVQQQIERNLGLWLELGVSGFRVDAVPFLFSDADRHATQPAGTDYDGAEHLRSIERFVSRRNGEAMLLGEVNLPHDEQIAWFEAQGAAAGLQVQFDFVSMQQLFLSLARRDARPLAAALRDRPELPELSQWGNFVRNHDELTLDKLTDAERDEVFAAFAPDEDMRLYDRGIRRRLPTMLGDDRAVRMVYTLLFSLPGCPVLFYGEEIGMGEALEVPDRYAVRTPMQWEADASAGFSTAPQRRWPRPLPGGEWGPDRINVADQRLDPSSLWRHIQRLTGLYRAQPALAWARLDVIGVRQRAVLAHVSRTDDWAMLALHNLGEGREQVRLEVSADGGPVTFIDRFDDSSMTVEGRLELDLDAYGWRWLEVSPPDATIRRV; this is encoded by the coding sequence GTGAGCCCGCGCCCGATCGAGTCCGCCGACCTCTGGTGGCGGAACGCGGTCTACTACTGCCTCGACATCCAGGTCTTCCAGGACTCCGACGGCGACGGCGACGGCGACATCCAGGGGCTCATCTCCCGCATCCACACCCTCGCCGACCTCGGCGTGACGTGCCTGTGGCTCATGCCGTTCTTCCCGACGGCCGACCAGGACGACGGCTACGACATCACCGACTTCTTCGCGGTCGACCCGCGGCTCGGCACGCTCGGCGACCTCGTCGAGCTCCTGCGCGTCGCGCGGGCGCACGGCATGCGCGTGATCGTCGACTTCGTCATGAACCACACCTCGGCCGAGCATCCGTGGTTCCGCTCGTCGCGCGCGTCCGAGGACTCGCCCTTCCGCGACTGGTACGTGTGGCGCGACGCGCCTCCGCCGAACCCCGACCCGCCGGTCTTCCCCGGGCTCGAGGACTCGACGTGGACGAAGGATGCCCGCACGGGCCAGTACTACCTGCACCACTTCCGCGCGCATCAGCCCGACCTCAACGTCGCGCATCCCGCCGTGCAGCAGCAGATCGAGCGCAACCTGGGCCTGTGGCTCGAGCTCGGCGTCTCGGGCTTCCGGGTGGACGCGGTGCCGTTCCTCTTCAGCGACGCCGACCGACACGCGACGCAGCCCGCGGGCACCGACTACGACGGCGCCGAGCACCTGCGCTCGATCGAGCGCTTCGTCTCGCGCCGGAACGGCGAGGCGATGCTGCTCGGCGAGGTCAACCTGCCGCACGACGAGCAGATCGCGTGGTTCGAGGCGCAGGGCGCGGCCGCGGGCCTGCAGGTGCAGTTCGACTTCGTCTCGATGCAGCAGCTCTTCCTCTCGCTCGCGCGCCGCGACGCCCGCCCGCTCGCGGCGGCGCTCCGCGACCGGCCGGAGCTGCCCGAGCTGTCGCAGTGGGGCAACTTCGTGCGCAACCACGACGAGCTGACCCTCGACAAGCTGACCGACGCCGAGCGCGACGAGGTCTTCGCGGCGTTCGCCCCCGACGAGGACATGCGGCTCTACGACCGCGGCATCCGGCGCCGGCTGCCGACGATGCTCGGCGACGACCGCGCGGTGCGGATGGTCTACACGCTGCTGTTCTCGCTGCCCGGCTGCCCGGTGCTCTTCTACGGCGAGGAGATCGGGATGGGCGAGGCGCTCGAGGTGCCCGACCGCTACGCGGTGCGGACGCCGATGCAGTGGGAGGCGGATGCGTCGGCGGGCTTCTCGACCGCGCCGCAGCGGCGCTGGCCGCGGCCGCTGCCCGGCGGCGAGTGGGGACCCGACCGCATCAACGTCGCCGACCAGCGCCTCGACCCCTCGTCGCTCTGGCGCCACATCCAGCGCCTCACGGGGCTCTACCGCGCCCAGCCGGCGCTCGCGTGGGCGCGGCTGGACGTGATCGGCGTGCGCCAGCGCGCGGTGCTCGCGCACGTGAGCCGCACCGACGACTGGGCGATGCTCGCGCTCCACAACCTCGGCGAGGGCCGCGAGCAGGTGCGGCTCGAGGTGAGCGCCGACGGCGGCCCGGTGACCTTCATCGACCGCTTCGACGACAGCTCGATGACCGTCGAGGGCCGGCTCGAGCTCGACCTCGACGCCTACGGCTGGCGCTGGCTCGAGGTCTCGCCGCCCGACGCGACGATCCGGCGGGTGTAG
- a CDS encoding TIGR03885 family FMN-dependent LLM class oxidoreductase: MAVIGFHASHEQIAPSALLRDVQHAEEVGFEAAMCSDHLAPWSRRQGHSGYAWSWLGAALATTSLRFGVVTAPGQRYHPVIAAQRVATLGEMFPGRFWAALGSGEAMNEHVTGEGWPSKPERERRLVETVDLMRRLLAGEEVTHDGLVSAHRARVWSRPAEPPPLLAAAVTAESAARHAAWADGLITVAAEPGAVRDIVAAYRDAGGRGPVCGQLHLSWAPTEDEALAIARDQWQSNLVPAPEAWDVEQPEDFERRTAGATEDELRRAVWISSDPGAHAERIRSLVDAGLDELYLHHVGQEQAAYLDAFGEHVLPEVAA, from the coding sequence ATGGCCGTCATCGGATTCCACGCCTCCCATGAGCAGATCGCGCCGAGCGCGCTCCTGCGCGACGTGCAGCACGCCGAGGAGGTGGGCTTCGAGGCGGCGATGTGCTCCGACCACCTCGCGCCGTGGAGCCGGCGCCAGGGCCACAGCGGCTACGCGTGGTCGTGGCTCGGCGCCGCGCTCGCCACGACGTCGTTGCGCTTCGGTGTCGTCACGGCGCCCGGCCAGCGCTACCACCCGGTGATCGCGGCCCAGCGGGTCGCGACGCTCGGCGAGATGTTCCCCGGGCGCTTCTGGGCGGCGCTCGGCTCGGGCGAGGCGATGAACGAGCACGTGACCGGAGAGGGCTGGCCGTCGAAGCCCGAGCGCGAGCGGCGGCTCGTCGAGACCGTCGACCTCATGCGCCGGCTGCTCGCGGGCGAGGAGGTGACGCACGACGGGCTCGTCTCGGCGCATCGCGCGCGCGTCTGGTCCCGGCCCGCGGAGCCGCCGCCGCTCCTCGCCGCGGCAGTCACGGCCGAGTCGGCCGCCCGCCACGCCGCGTGGGCGGACGGCCTCATCACGGTGGCTGCCGAGCCCGGCGCCGTGCGCGACATCGTCGCGGCCTACCGCGACGCCGGCGGGCGCGGGCCCGTGTGCGGGCAGCTGCACCTCTCGTGGGCGCCGACCGAGGACGAGGCCCTCGCGATCGCGCGCGACCAGTGGCAGAGCAACCTCGTCCCCGCGCCCGAGGCCTGGGACGTCGAGCAGCCGGAGGACTTCGAGCGGCGCACCGCCGGCGCGACCGAGGACGAGCTGCGGCGCGCGGTGTGGATCTCGAGCGACCCCGGCGCGCACGCCGAGCGCATCCGCTCGCTCGTCGACGCCGGCCTCGACGAGCTCTACCTGCACCACGTCGGCCAGGAGCAGGCCGCCTATCTCGACGCCTTCGGCGAGCACGTGCTGCCCGAGGTCGCCGCGTGA
- the yczE gene encoding membrane protein YczE, protein MHRIRRLFLPIDALGPADTAGRIAQLLVGLFLYGIALALLVRAALGVGPWDVLSLGIANHLPMSYGTATVVVSGLVLLLWIPLRQRPGIGTLGNALLVGPAADLGLWLIPQPTELWAQALMLAGSILLLSIATGIYIAPRLGPGPRDGLMTGIVRLTGWPIWIVRTLIEGSALLIGWLLGGPVGLGTVIFAFGVGPLIGVFLPFFERRRARTEERVRLARAGGVQGR, encoded by the coding sequence GTGCACCGCATCCGCCGCCTCTTCCTCCCGATCGACGCGCTCGGGCCTGCCGACACGGCCGGCCGCATCGCGCAGCTGCTCGTCGGGCTCTTCCTCTACGGCATCGCGCTCGCGCTGCTCGTGCGGGCGGCGCTCGGCGTCGGCCCCTGGGACGTGCTCTCGCTCGGCATCGCCAACCACCTGCCGATGAGCTACGGCACGGCGACGGTCGTGGTGTCGGGACTCGTGCTGCTGCTGTGGATCCCGCTGCGGCAGCGCCCCGGGATCGGCACGCTCGGCAACGCGCTGCTCGTCGGGCCCGCGGCCGACCTCGGGCTCTGGCTCATCCCGCAGCCGACCGAGCTCTGGGCGCAGGCGCTCATGCTCGCCGGCAGCATCCTGCTGCTGTCGATCGCGACCGGCATCTACATCGCGCCGCGCCTGGGGCCCGGCCCGCGCGACGGCCTGATGACGGGCATCGTGCGGTTGACCGGCTGGCCCATCTGGATCGTGCGCACCCTCATCGAAGGCTCGGCCCTCCTCATCGGCTGGCTGCTGGGGGGTCCGGTGGGCCTCGGCACGGTCATCTTCGCGTTCGGCGTCGGGCCGCTCATCGGCGTCTTCCTGCCATTCTTCGAGCGCCGGCGCGCGCGCACGGAGGAGCGCGTGCGCCTCGCTCGGGCGGGCGGTGTGCAGGGCCGCTGA
- a CDS encoding HU family DNA-binding protein: MAETINKTTLASKIAASTDLSQAKVSAVLDALFDEVSSAVKAGNKVSIPGFFSAERTETAARTGRNPQTGEEIKIAAGHRVKLTAGSKLKAAVK; the protein is encoded by the coding sequence ATGGCTGAGACCATCAACAAGACCACGCTGGCTTCGAAGATCGCCGCGTCGACCGACCTCTCGCAGGCCAAGGTCAGCGCCGTGCTCGACGCCCTCTTCGACGAGGTGTCGTCGGCCGTCAAGGCTGGCAACAAGGTCTCGATCCCCGGCTTCTTCAGCGCCGAGCGCACCGAGACCGCTGCTCGCACGGGCCGCAACCCGCAGACGGGCGAGGAGATCAAGATCGCCGCGGGCCACCGCGTCAAGCTGACCGCCGGCTCGAAGCTCAAGGCTGCCGTCAAGTAG
- a CDS encoding cytochrome c oxidase assembly protein, translating to MQRIRLLAPALAVLAGLAATWAALEFGGGAEAPAIEDPGAAVRWGVPIATMLRNLAIATAFGGLVLACFALRPSSRDWHRTIDLAAVATGVAAVAQGFVAWGGFRTVVTNPVTATNDFGRLLQLFFVEIETGRLMLGTLLSLAVLTVVLLVARGPVAVAFSVVAWAVPFWLIASGGHAGGTAAHDIAVSALLLHLIFVSIWLGGLVHVGLLARGRDAEPADASAPDAAYGDVLLRYSSLAAVSFGVVAFTGVASSWVRMEGDWFSEYGILSMAKAALLVVLGGFGAWQRMRLLTPAKTLGERVGGRAIATVLALELVVMGVTAGVAAGLARTRTPVPEQPPGLEATPAEILTGKLLPPPFEFSRLFTEWSLDPLWTVVCALLAFFYVAGVVRLARRGDHWPVGRTISWLAGVALLWWCTSGALNLYQEFLFSLHMLVHMLLGMATAVLLVPGAPITLAMRAIRKRRDGTRGGREWLLAIVHSKYMQVVGHPVVSAAIFVLSLWVFYYTPIFEWAMTDHLGHIWMVVHFAGAGYLFVQAIIGIDPGPARPPFALRLVLLIGTMVFHAFFGLTLMTGEALLLPDWFGAMGNGVDALEDQQVGGGIAWSIGEIPTVILAIITTVLWVRSDKKERVRLDRAAERDGDADLNAYNAMLEKMGKR from the coding sequence GTGCAGCGCATCCGTCTCCTCGCGCCGGCGCTCGCGGTCCTCGCGGGCCTGGCTGCGACGTGGGCGGCGCTCGAGTTCGGCGGCGGGGCCGAGGCACCCGCGATCGAGGATCCCGGCGCCGCGGTGCGCTGGGGCGTGCCGATCGCGACGATGCTGCGCAACCTCGCGATCGCCACGGCGTTCGGCGGCCTCGTGCTCGCGTGCTTCGCGCTGCGCCCGTCGAGTCGCGACTGGCACCGCACGATCGACCTCGCCGCGGTCGCGACCGGCGTCGCCGCGGTCGCCCAGGGCTTCGTCGCCTGGGGCGGCTTCCGCACCGTCGTGACGAACCCCGTCACCGCTACGAACGACTTCGGCCGCCTCCTGCAGCTCTTCTTCGTCGAGATCGAGACCGGCCGGCTCATGCTCGGCACGCTGCTCTCGCTCGCCGTCCTCACCGTCGTGCTGCTCGTCGCGCGCGGACCGGTCGCGGTCGCCTTCTCGGTCGTCGCGTGGGCCGTGCCGTTCTGGCTCATCGCCTCCGGCGGCCACGCGGGCGGCACCGCAGCGCACGACATCGCCGTCTCGGCGCTCCTCCTGCACCTCATCTTCGTCTCGATCTGGCTCGGCGGCCTCGTGCACGTGGGCCTGCTCGCGCGCGGTCGCGACGCCGAGCCGGCCGACGCATCCGCCCCCGACGCCGCCTACGGCGACGTGCTGCTGCGCTACTCGAGCCTCGCCGCGGTGAGCTTCGGCGTCGTCGCCTTCACGGGCGTCGCCTCGTCGTGGGTGCGCATGGAGGGCGACTGGTTCAGCGAGTACGGCATCCTCTCGATGGCGAAGGCCGCGCTCCTCGTGGTGCTCGGCGGCTTCGGCGCGTGGCAGCGGATGCGGCTGCTGACGCCCGCGAAGACGCTCGGTGAGCGCGTGGGCGGCCGCGCTATCGCGACGGTGCTCGCGCTCGAGCTCGTCGTGATGGGCGTGACCGCCGGCGTCGCCGCCGGCCTCGCCCGCACGCGCACGCCCGTGCCGGAGCAGCCGCCGGGGCTCGAGGCGACGCCCGCCGAGATCCTCACCGGCAAGCTGCTGCCGCCGCCGTTCGAGTTCAGCCGGCTCTTCACCGAGTGGTCGCTCGACCCGCTGTGGACGGTCGTGTGCGCGCTGCTCGCGTTCTTCTACGTCGCCGGTGTCGTGCGGCTCGCGCGGCGCGGCGACCACTGGCCGGTGGGGCGCACGATCTCGTGGCTCGCGGGCGTCGCGCTGCTGTGGTGGTGCACGAGCGGTGCGCTCAACCTCTACCAGGAGTTCCTCTTCTCGCTGCACATGCTCGTGCACATGCTGCTCGGCATGGCGACGGCGGTGCTGCTCGTGCCCGGCGCCCCGATCACCCTCGCGATGCGCGCGATCCGCAAGCGTCGCGACGGCACGCGCGGCGGCCGCGAGTGGCTGCTCGCGATCGTGCACTCGAAGTACATGCAGGTCGTCGGCCACCCGGTCGTCTCGGCCGCGATCTTCGTGCTCAGCCTCTGGGTCTTCTACTACACGCCGATCTTCGAATGGGCGATGACCGACCACCTCGGCCACATCTGGATGGTCGTGCACTTCGCCGGCGCCGGCTACCTCTTCGTGCAGGCGATCATCGGCATCGACCCCGGCCCGGCCAGGCCCCCGTTCGCGCTGCGGCTCGTGCTGCTCATCGGCACGATGGTGTTCCACGCCTTCTTCGGCCTGACGCTCATGACGGGCGAGGCGCTGCTGCTGCCCGACTGGTTCGGCGCGATGGGCAACGGCGTCGACGCGCTCGAGGATCAGCAGGTCGGCGGCGGCATCGCGTGGTCGATCGGCGAGATCCCGACGGTGATCCTCGCGATCATCACGACGGTGCTGTGGGTGCGCAGCGACAAGAAGGAGCGCGTGCGGCTCGATCGCGCCGCGGAGCGCGACGGCGACGCCGACCTGAACGCCTACAACGCGATGCTCGAGAAGATGGGGAAGCGATGA